Proteins found in one Geomonas subterranea genomic segment:
- a CDS encoding methyl-accepting chemotaxis protein → MTIKSKLILNAGIVLLAVAAVSAASFLSMNSIRGKLSYLTEKSTPFQLRTMEFQRALQGATADLVKVAAAHNEAEFAAAKQEAEKSLAEVRGAQEKLEAISGEKLEASAEFGDIARELYATMTARLASQRESAQAHALILQKGQEAGTRLQDLEAKVSLLQRSSSSAYATANDEADKTSKNIASIETLKVSLKELRFLLYDMQRAPEKKQTFSQYASTMKKVQQNSNIRHNNRIGGQFTAFSAKADLLAKTLAEGGDPRRGEAQLKEALEALSEVDDEIEDEVDKAQLLVGRISGKLPGYLSRANAAVNVLSINTELVSLGKSLEGLSGRFFFANTPGELDAVAAEFNRRYDRLGQVEKSVAAQLKAAGAQGELRILGGVSASLAGIRSTVFAQDGIMVKLRQKMQLEEKANKGAARLREVVAKQAEMGKRTVSAAQEGQEQAIGTVNRTIRFSMILILVIAVGTGLLGNVVGIWIFRSISRPIAQLTDLAERAAEGNLAVTIAADRKDEVGRVQLAMSRMLASLRDVVGRIGDATCTLASSSEQMAATAGVLEDGAARQAHRVEQSALSMSQMTATTVDMAQNASATASAADTMKEIALAGKQAMQQTAEQLQSFAHTFAETAGMVEQLSGQSAQICEIGVLIRDIADQTNLLALNAAIEAARAGEQGRGFAVVADNVRELAERTAAATAEIDHTVKAMQESVNRSVRKMSEERSSVDTIMSRVQGTEEAIDRMATYVAQVHDMVRRIAVATEEQSATSAAVGENVEEIAGLTRELRAACSGIRESSDGLSRLAGDLKGMVEWFRV, encoded by the coding sequence ATGACCATCAAGTCGAAGTTGATCCTCAACGCCGGCATCGTACTGCTGGCCGTTGCAGCCGTTTCCGCCGCGAGCTTCCTCAGCATGAATTCGATCAGGGGCAAACTCTCCTACCTCACCGAGAAAAGCACACCGTTCCAACTGCGCACCATGGAGTTCCAGCGGGCGCTGCAGGGTGCGACCGCCGACCTGGTCAAGGTTGCGGCTGCCCACAACGAGGCCGAGTTCGCGGCGGCGAAACAAGAGGCGGAGAAGTCGCTGGCCGAGGTGCGCGGCGCGCAGGAGAAGCTGGAAGCCATATCCGGTGAGAAACTGGAAGCCTCCGCCGAGTTCGGTGACATCGCCCGGGAGCTCTACGCCACCATGACCGCGCGGCTCGCTTCCCAGCGGGAATCGGCCCAGGCACATGCGCTCATACTGCAAAAAGGGCAGGAGGCGGGTACCCGGCTCCAGGACCTGGAGGCCAAGGTGAGCCTCTTGCAGCGTTCCAGTTCGTCGGCCTACGCCACGGCCAACGACGAGGCCGACAAGACATCCAAGAACATCGCCAGCATCGAGACGCTGAAGGTCTCCCTCAAGGAGCTGAGGTTCCTTCTCTACGACATGCAGCGGGCGCCCGAGAAGAAGCAGACCTTCAGCCAGTACGCGAGCACCATGAAGAAGGTGCAGCAAAACAGCAACATCCGGCACAACAACCGGATCGGCGGCCAGTTCACCGCGTTCAGCGCGAAGGCGGACCTGCTCGCGAAGACTTTAGCTGAAGGAGGGGACCCGCGCCGGGGCGAAGCGCAGCTCAAGGAGGCGCTCGAGGCGTTGAGCGAGGTGGACGACGAGATCGAGGATGAGGTGGACAAGGCCCAGCTGCTGGTGGGGAGGATCTCGGGGAAGCTCCCCGGCTACCTCTCGCGGGCCAACGCCGCCGTCAACGTCCTCTCCATCAACACGGAGCTCGTGTCCCTGGGGAAATCGCTCGAAGGTCTGTCGGGGCGCTTTTTCTTCGCCAACACCCCCGGCGAGCTCGACGCGGTCGCCGCCGAGTTCAACCGGCGCTACGACAGGCTGGGTCAGGTGGAGAAATCCGTGGCGGCGCAGCTCAAAGCCGCCGGGGCCCAAGGAGAGCTGCGCATCCTGGGTGGCGTGAGCGCCTCCCTGGCCGGCATCCGCTCCACGGTTTTCGCGCAAGACGGCATCATGGTCAAGCTGCGCCAGAAGATGCAGTTGGAGGAAAAAGCCAACAAGGGGGCGGCGCGGTTGCGGGAAGTGGTGGCGAAGCAGGCCGAAATGGGGAAACGGACCGTATCCGCGGCGCAGGAGGGGCAGGAGCAGGCGATCGGGACCGTGAACCGGACCATACGCTTCAGCATGATCCTGATCCTGGTGATTGCCGTCGGCACGGGGCTGCTGGGGAACGTGGTGGGCATCTGGATCTTCCGGAGCATATCCCGTCCCATCGCGCAGTTGACCGACCTGGCGGAGCGGGCGGCGGAAGGGAATCTGGCCGTCACCATCGCCGCGGACAGAAAGGACGAGGTGGGACGGGTTCAGCTTGCCATGTCGCGCATGCTGGCCAGCCTCAGGGACGTGGTCGGCAGGATCGGGGATGCCACCTGCACCCTCGCCAGCAGTTCCGAGCAGATGGCGGCCACGGCCGGCGTTCTTGAGGACGGAGCGGCGCGCCAGGCGCACCGGGTGGAGCAATCGGCGCTCTCCATGTCGCAGATGACGGCCACCACGGTGGACATGGCCCAGAACGCGTCGGCAACGGCCAGCGCCGCGGACACCATGAAGGAGATAGCGCTCGCGGGGAAACAGGCGATGCAGCAGACGGCCGAACAGCTGCAGAGCTTCGCCCATACCTTTGCCGAAACCGCAGGGATGGTGGAGCAGTTGAGCGGGCAGTCGGCACAGATCTGCGAGATCGGGGTCCTGATCCGCGACATCGCCGACCAGACCAACCTCCTGGCGCTCAATGCCGCCATCGAGGCCGCCCGTGCCGGGGAACAGGGGAGGGGATTCGCGGTGGTCGCCGACAACGTGAGGGAACTGGCAGAGCGGACCGCGGCGGCCACCGCCGAGATCGACCACACCGTGAAGGCGATGCAGGAAAGCGTGAACCGCTCGGTGCGCAAGATGAGCGAGGAACGGTCCTCGGTCGACACCATCATGAGCCGGGTTCAGGGCACGGAGGAGGCGATCGACCGGATGGCAACCTACGTGGCCCAGGTGCACGACATGGTGCGGCGCATCGCCGTCGCCACCGAAGAGCAGTCGGCGACCAGCGCTGCGGTGGGGGAAAATGTGGAGGAGATCGCGGGACTGACCCGCGAACTGCGCGCCGCCTGCAGCGGCATCCGGGAATCCTCGGACGGACTTTCCCGCCTGGCCGGAGATCTGAAGGGGATGGTGGAGTGGTTCCGGGTCTGA